In a genomic window of Deinococcus aquiradiocola:
- a CDS encoding YbjN domain-containing protein → MTNQDVALLTLETIAKYLKEKEVQLDFEENNGQRFIRMGWRFEMGDAAVLVSVNDGPQNTSRLEVTCVTQKQYVSRKQEVMTILNDRNRERAFSRSIDGDGNVWLEYVGFYPTLTEMPQETFDTLFGGVLMHFQDDYAFLEGFQIQPQQPQA, encoded by the coding sequence ATGACCAATCAAGACGTTGCCCTGCTGACCCTGGAGACCATCGCCAAGTACCTGAAGGAAAAGGAAGTGCAGCTGGACTTCGAGGAGAACAACGGCCAGCGCTTCATCCGCATGGGCTGGCGTTTCGAGATGGGTGACGCGGCCGTGCTCGTGAGCGTCAACGACGGCCCTCAGAACACCAGCCGCCTCGAAGTCACCTGCGTGACCCAGAAGCAGTACGTGAGCCGCAAGCAGGAAGTCATGACCATCCTCAACGACCGCAACCGCGAGCGTGCCTTCAGCCGCAGCATCGACGGCGACGGCAACGTGTGGCTGGAGTACGTGGGCTTCTACCCCACCCTGACCGAAATGCCCCAGGAGACCTTCGACACGCTGTTCGGCGGCGTGCTGATGCACTTCCAGGACGACTACGCCTTCCTGGAAGGCTTCCAGATCCAGCCCCAGCAGCCCCAGGCCTGA
- a CDS encoding M24 family metallopeptidase — MSTDQTATPSPGPASLLPDTLRAALDRAGVDALWVSSPENIRYLSGFTSGRDARLLLSAQPTLYTDARYTVQAQEESRFPSFIARPPATLAHAAPAVEGLRVGFEADHLTVAELERLRAHWQAGERPATLVSTSRVIDTLRQVKTPDEVARVRAAQALADEAFAAVRPFIAAGVRESDVAARLEGFMRERGAGSAFGITVASGPRGAMPHGTASARVIGNDELVTVDFGALLDGYHSDMTRTVAVGNPSEELRRLYRAVLEAEEAAVAAVRPGATGGELDAVARDLLGAHGLAEAFAHSLGHGVGLAVHEGPSLRAASADVLVPGMIVTVEPGVYVPGVGGVRIEDLILVTEDGHEVLSRSAKELL, encoded by the coding sequence ATGTCTACAGATCAGACCGCGACGCCCTCGCCCGGCCCGGCCTCCCTCCTGCCCGACACGCTGCGCGCGGCGCTGGACCGGGCGGGGGTGGACGCCCTGTGGGTGAGCAGCCCTGAGAACATCCGTTACCTGTCGGGCTTCACGAGCGGCCGGGACGCGCGGCTGCTGCTCTCGGCGCAGCCGACGCTGTACACCGACGCGCGGTACACGGTGCAGGCGCAGGAGGAGAGCCGCTTCCCGTCCTTCATCGCGCGGCCGCCCGCGACGCTCGCGCACGCCGCGCCCGCCGTGGAGGGCCTGCGGGTGGGGTTCGAGGCGGATCACCTGACGGTGGCGGAACTGGAGCGGCTGCGCGCGCACTGGCAGGCGGGCGAGCGCCCGGCGACGCTGGTGTCCACGTCGCGCGTGATCGACACGCTGCGGCAGGTGAAGACGCCGGACGAGGTGGCGCGCGTGCGGGCCGCGCAGGCGCTCGCGGACGAGGCCTTCGCGGCCGTGCGGCCCTTCATCGCGGCGGGCGTGCGCGAGTCGGACGTCGCGGCGCGGCTGGAGGGCTTCATGCGGGAGCGCGGGGCGGGGTCCGCGTTCGGCATCACGGTCGCGTCCGGCCCGCGCGGCGCGATGCCTCACGGGACGGCGTCGGCCCGCGTGATCGGGAACGACGAGCTGGTCACCGTGGATTTCGGGGCGCTGCTGGACGGGTACCACTCCGACATGACGCGCACCGTGGCGGTCGGGAACCCGTCCGAGGAGCTGCGGCGCCTGTACCGCGCGGTGCTGGAGGCCGAGGAGGCCGCCGTGGCCGCCGTGCGTCCCGGCGCGACGGGCGGCGAGCTGGACGCGGTCGCGCGTGACCTGCTCGGCGCGCACGGACTGGCGGAGGCGTTCGCGCACTCGCTGGGGCACGGGGTGGGCCTCGCGGTGCACGAGGGGCCGAGCCTGCGGGCGGCCAGCGCGGACGTGCTCGTGCCGGGCATGATCGTGACGGTCGAGCCGGGCGTGTACGTGCCGGGCGTGGGCGGCGTGCGGATCGAGGACCTGATCCTGGTGACCGAGGACGGTCACGAGGTGCTGTCCCGCTCCGCGAAGGAGCTCCTTTGA
- the serA gene encoding phosphoglycerate dehydrogenase produces MTNPAPTLPGSTQTQPFRVLICDEMNPGNLEHDGYDIEYVANMPREEILRRLPEFDALITRSRTKVDRELIDAAGERLKVVGRGGVGVDNIDLDYASLRGLLILNAPESNNVSAAELAVMHLMAAARGLVRSDSRTRAGVWDRKYLGQELKDRTLGIVGLGRIGSIVASRAQGLRMNVVAYDPYVPETKFERLDVRRAETLDELLAQVDAITVHTPLTDETRGMIGAEELAKLRPGAIAVNAARGGIIDEQALVDALTSGHLFAAGVDVFVDEPPTPDHIFLTAPNLGITAHLGANTFEAQERVGAEIVERVLAALKGDVSKGAVNAPALDAKTMEALGGYLELGGKLGKILAQLIPGAEELEITFRGEFPADPAPVVSSLLVGYLSGSTDEHPNMINARALARERGLSLAIREVPESPDYQTEVIVKAVVHGDDRDRTRTVGGTVFGRSARLTRLRDFRVELQPEGFILIASNQDKPGAVAKLSNLLGTWGINIAGMALGRAERGGQALFTLTLDEGLNAEQLQAVRDLDVIDSAFLVRV; encoded by the coding sequence ATGACCAATCCCGCCCCCACCTTGCCCGGCAGCACCCAGACGCAACCGTTCCGCGTGCTGATCTGCGACGAGATGAACCCCGGCAACCTCGAGCACGACGGGTACGACATCGAGTACGTGGCGAACATGCCGCGCGAGGAGATCCTGCGCCGCCTCCCGGAGTTCGACGCGCTCATCACCCGCAGCCGCACCAAGGTCGACCGTGAACTGATCGACGCGGCGGGCGAGCGCCTGAAGGTCGTGGGGCGCGGCGGGGTCGGCGTGGACAACATTGACCTGGATTACGCGTCGCTGCGCGGCCTGCTGATCCTGAACGCGCCCGAGAGCAACAACGTCTCGGCGGCGGAGCTGGCCGTCATGCACCTCATGGCCGCCGCGCGCGGTCTCGTGCGCAGCGACAGCCGCACGCGGGCGGGCGTGTGGGACCGCAAGTACCTGGGGCAGGAACTCAAGGACCGCACGCTCGGCATCGTGGGCCTGGGCCGCATCGGCAGCATCGTCGCGAGCCGCGCGCAGGGCCTGCGGATGAACGTCGTCGCATACGACCCGTACGTGCCCGAAACGAAGTTCGAGCGTCTGGACGTGCGGCGCGCCGAGACGCTCGACGAGCTGCTCGCGCAGGTGGACGCCATCACGGTGCACACGCCCCTGACGGACGAGACGCGCGGCATGATCGGCGCGGAGGAACTCGCGAAACTCCGGCCCGGCGCGATCGCCGTGAACGCCGCGCGCGGCGGCATCATCGACGAGCAGGCGCTCGTGGACGCCCTGACGAGCGGACACCTGTTCGCGGCAGGCGTGGACGTGTTCGTGGACGAGCCGCCCACCCCGGACCACATCTTCCTGACCGCCCCGAACCTCGGCATCACCGCGCACCTCGGCGCGAACACCTTCGAGGCGCAGGAACGCGTCGGTGCGGAGATCGTGGAGCGCGTCCTCGCGGCCCTGAAGGGCGACGTCAGCAAGGGCGCCGTGAACGCGCCCGCCCTGGACGCCAAGACCATGGAGGCGCTCGGCGGGTACCTGGAGCTCGGTGGGAAGCTCGGGAAGATCCTCGCGCAGCTCATTCCCGGCGCAGAGGAACTGGAGATCACGTTCCGTGGGGAGTTCCCGGCGGACCCTGCGCCCGTCGTGTCGAGCCTGCTGGTCGGGTACCTGAGCGGCAGCACCGACGAGCACCCCAACATGATCAACGCCCGCGCCCTCGCCCGCGAGCGCGGCCTGAGCCTCGCGATCCGCGAGGTGCCGGAAAGCCCCGACTACCAGACGGAAGTGATCGTGAAGGCCGTCGTGCACGGCGACGACCGCGACCGTACCCGCACGGTGGGCGGCACGGTCTTCGGACGCAGCGCCCGCCTGACGCGCCTGCGGGACTTCCGCGTGGAACTCCAGCCGGAGGGCTTCATCCTGATCGCGTCCAACCAGGACAAGCCGGGCGCCGTCGCGAAGCTCTCGAACCTGCTCGGCACGTGGGGCATCAACATCGCCGGGATGGCACTCGGCCGTGCCGAACGCGGCGGGCAGGCGCTGTTCACCCTCACGCTCGACGAGGGCCTGAACGCCGAGCAGCTGCAGGCGGTCCGTGACCTCGACGTGATCGACTCGGCCTTCCTCGTCCGCGTCTGA
- the aat gene encoding leucyl/phenylalanyl-tRNA--protein transferase, with the protein MPTADPFLHHPDPLTREIARGYAGGSFLMDNGDGLQWYTVGTRALVPLGADLHVPTSLRRQIGRFQVAVDMDFAGVLAGCRDRPADETWISDELADIYLHLHRTGLAHSFETWQDGQLAGGVLGLVLGGAFIGETMYHRVTHASKVALVQLSRHLTAQGFVFLDAQIQNPHLARFGTYELGAAAYRKLLKQALGTDADL; encoded by the coding sequence TTGCCGACCGCCGACCCCTTCCTGCATCACCCGGACCCGCTCACGCGCGAGATCGCACGCGGGTACGCGGGCGGGTCCTTCCTGATGGACAACGGCGACGGCCTGCAGTGGTACACGGTCGGCACGCGCGCCCTCGTCCCGCTCGGCGCGGACCTGCACGTCCCCACCAGCCTCAGACGCCAGATCGGGCGCTTCCAGGTGGCCGTCGACATGGATTTCGCCGGCGTGCTCGCCGGGTGCCGCGACCGCCCGGCAGACGAGACGTGGATCAGCGACGAACTGGCCGACATCTACCTGCACCTGCACCGGACGGGCCTCGCGCACAGCTTCGAGACGTGGCAGGACGGACAGCTGGCAGGCGGCGTGCTGGGCCTCGTGCTGGGCGGCGCGTTCATCGGCGAGACCATGTACCACCGCGTCACGCACGCCTCCAAGGTCGCGCTCGTGCAGCTGTCCCGGCACCTCACCGCGCAGGGGTTCGTGTTCCTCGACGCGCAGATCCAGAACCCGCACCTCGCCCGCTTCGGCACGTACGAACTCGGCGCAGCGGCGTACCGGAAGCTGCTGAAGCAGGCGCTCGGCACGGACGCCGACCTCTGA
- a CDS encoding molybdenum cofactor guanylyltransferase, whose protein sequence is MPGPRPPLPLAAAITAGGQSRRFGQDKALYRVDGVPMLERVAASLQACAPRLLIAPPGRYDLPGWTVTPDLRPGLGPLAGLEAALTALPQGAEWVAYSAVDLPYLTARYWALLHAAVTPGAQAVVGRDGEGRGQPLAALYHRSALGAVQAHLDRQDLRMRSLLDALQVQAVMWPQVRDAAPLAFTNLNRPPA, encoded by the coding sequence ATGCCTGGCCCCCGCCCGCCCCTGCCGCTCGCGGCCGCCATCACGGCGGGCGGGCAGTCGCGCCGCTTCGGGCAGGACAAGGCCCTGTACCGCGTGGACGGCGTCCCGATGCTGGAGCGCGTCGCGGCGTCCCTGCAGGCGTGCGCCCCGCGCCTGCTGATCGCGCCGCCCGGCCGGTACGACCTGCCCGGCTGGACCGTCACGCCGGACCTGCGGCCGGGCCTCGGGCCGCTCGCCGGACTGGAGGCCGCCCTGACGGCCCTCCCGCAGGGCGCGGAGTGGGTCGCGTACTCGGCCGTGGACCTCCCGTACCTCACGGCCCGGTACTGGGCGCTGCTGCACGCGGCCGTCACGCCCGGCGCGCAGGCGGTCGTGGGCCGGGACGGGGAGGGGAGAGGACAGCCGCTCGCCGCGCTGTACCACCGCTCCGCCCTGGGGGCCGTGCAGGCGCACCTGGACCGGCAGGACCTGCGGATGCGTTCCCTCTTGGACGCGCTGCAGGTACAGGCCGTGATGTGGCCGCAGGTGCGGGACGCGGCGCCGCTCGCGTTCACGAACCTGAACCGTCCCCCTGCATGA
- a CDS encoding PaaI family thioesterase — protein MNERDLPQADLLSNVNARSEGHLPGLIGIAFTELTPDTVKAELTVRPELMAPNGFLHAASVIALADTACGYGCRLLLPDGANGFTTIELKSNFLGTARAGRVTCEARPVHAGRTTQVWDAEVRNEQGNVMALFRCTQAVLYPRAAPRTDG, from the coding sequence GTGAACGAACGCGACCTCCCCCAGGCCGACCTGCTGAGCAACGTCAACGCCCGCAGCGAAGGCCACCTGCCCGGCCTGATCGGCATCGCCTTCACCGAACTGACGCCCGACACCGTGAAGGCCGAACTGACGGTCCGTCCGGAACTCATGGCCCCCAACGGCTTCCTGCACGCCGCGTCCGTCATCGCGCTCGCCGACACCGCCTGCGGGTACGGCTGCCGCCTGCTCCTGCCGGACGGCGCGAACGGCTTCACGACCATCGAACTGAAAAGCAACTTCCTCGGCACGGCCCGCGCAGGCCGCGTCACCTGCGAAGCCCGCCCCGTCCACGCGGGCCGCACCACGCAGGTCTGGGACGCCGAAGTCCGCAACGAGCAGGGGAACGTCATGGCCCTCTTCCGCTGCACGCAGGCCGTCCTGTACCCCAGAGCCGCCCCCCGCACGGACGGCTGA
- a CDS encoding peptidoglycan DD-metalloendopeptidase family protein translates to MRLSLLASVLTLSLALGVAVPAGAQSGAALVYTVRAGDTLYRIATERGLNPADLLRLNNLTSPDLSVGQVLRLPSGAAATTPAPTKPAVTKPATAAPANPAPVNVVSGVTVRAPARLTMGDAFVLRLSGQDAGNAVVSFPSETGEDVRKPAEVLTPIGAAGEYVVLGRVVLGKTTPLVYTVRVGQDVLKGSVPVSALDQPIQHLTLAKTLTDRLKAPERPAEEKVVEAAYALRTPQAWSRPFSPPLDSRSVSSSFGQPRTYLAGGPVAYHYGMDFPAKIGTPVRAVNDGRVVIAATYPVRGGLVAIDHGAGLLSLYFHQSKLLVKVGQVVRRGDVIGQVGTTGLSAGPHLHLEMRVRGEGTLPTLYFNRLWP, encoded by the coding sequence ATGCGTTTGTCTCTGCTCGCCTCCGTCCTCACCCTGTCCCTCGCGCTCGGCGTGGCCGTCCCGGCGGGCGCTCAGTCCGGCGCGGCGCTCGTGTACACCGTCCGCGCCGGGGACACCCTGTACCGCATCGCGACGGAACGCGGCCTGAATCCGGCCGACCTGCTGCGCCTGAACAACCTCACGTCTCCCGACCTGAGTGTCGGGCAGGTGCTGCGCCTCCCGTCCGGGGCGGCCGCGACCACACCCGCCCCCACGAAGCCCGCCGTCACGAAACCCGCCACCGCTGCGCCTGCCAATCCGGCGCCTGTCAACGTGGTGTCGGGCGTCACGGTCCGCGCGCCCGCGCGCCTCACCATGGGCGACGCGTTCGTGCTGCGCCTCAGCGGCCAGGACGCCGGGAACGCCGTGGTCAGCTTCCCCAGCGAGACCGGTGAGGACGTCCGAAAGCCCGCCGAGGTCCTCACGCCCATCGGCGCGGCCGGAGAGTACGTCGTGCTGGGCCGCGTGGTGCTCGGCAAGACCACCCCGCTCGTGTACACCGTCCGCGTCGGTCAGGACGTCCTGAAAGGCAGCGTGCCCGTCTCCGCGCTCGACCAGCCCATCCAGCACCTCACGCTCGCCAAGACCCTCACCGACCGCCTCAAGGCGCCCGAACGGCCCGCCGAGGAGAAGGTCGTGGAGGCCGCGTACGCGCTCCGCACCCCGCAGGCGTGGTCGCGGCCCTTCTCGCCGCCCCTCGACAGCCGCAGCGTGTCGAGCTCCTTCGGGCAGCCGCGCACGTATCTCGCGGGCGGCCCCGTCGCGTACCACTACGGCATGGACTTCCCCGCCAAGATCGGCACGCCCGTCCGCGCCGTCAACGACGGCCGCGTCGTGATCGCCGCCACGTACCCCGTCCGGGGCGGCCTCGTCGCCATCGACCACGGGGCGGGCCTGCTCAGCCTGTACTTCCACCAGAGCAAACTGCTCGTGAAGGTCGGTCAGGTCGTGCGGCGCGGCGACGTGATCGGTCAGGTCGGCACGACCGGCCTGAGTGCCGGACCGCACCTGCACCTCGAGATGCGCGTGCGCGGCGAGGGCACCCTCCCCACCCTGTACTTCAACCGGCTCTGGCCGTGA
- a CDS encoding RlpA-like double-psi beta-barrel domain-containing protein has protein sequence MRAWLQAGVLIAAGVAAQAGAERVYRVQAGDTLYALARASGTTAADLARRNGLNGGTLHVGTVLRLPGRGAAPASHVRPAVLPARAANLPVYQSGMAVYYGGRRDTRTPLTAAHLSLPFGTWVEVRHARTGRSVLVMINDRGPFGRRDRVIDLSTAAARALGITGEGVAPVTLRIAHRP, from the coding sequence GTGCGGGCGTGGCTGCAGGCGGGCGTGCTGATTGCTGCGGGCGTCGCGGCGCAGGCGGGCGCGGAGCGCGTGTACCGCGTGCAGGCGGGCGACACGCTGTACGCGCTGGCGCGGGCGTCCGGCACGACGGCTGCCGACCTCGCGCGGCGCAACGGCCTGAACGGCGGCACGCTGCACGTCGGGACGGTGCTGCGCCTCCCCGGGCGCGGCGCGGCTCCCGCCAGTCACGTCCGGCCCGCCGTGCTGCCCGCCCGCGCCGCGAACCTGCCCGTGTACCAGAGCGGCATGGCCGTGTATTACGGCGGGCGGCGGGACACGCGCACGCCGCTCACGGCCGCGCACCTCAGCCTGCCGTTCGGGACGTGGGTGGAGGTCCGGCACGCCCGCACGGGCCGCTCGGTCCTCGTGATGATCAACGACCGCGGCCCCTTCGGCCGCCGGGACCGCGTGATCGACCTGTCGACCGCCGCTGCCCGCGCGCTCGGCATCACGGGCGAGGGCGTGGCGCCCGTCACGCTGCGGATCGCGCACCGGCCCTGA
- a CDS encoding superoxide dismutase — translation MKNVMLLSLGALALASCAPMMMSPMYTLTPQASAPAGVNPAGNASVTKSDTMTMTTVKLTGLAANTYYVGHYHVMGTASTEPCKSGGAPIMASMMVGQTDAAGALTLSGNVATADIAAATYLNVHTAKDSTGAPADAGVACTPLK, via the coding sequence ATGAAGAACGTGATGTTGCTGTCCCTCGGCGCGCTGGCCCTCGCCTCCTGCGCCCCCATGATGATGAGCCCCATGTACACCCTCACCCCCCAGGCGAGCGCGCCCGCCGGCGTGAACCCGGCCGGGAACGCCAGCGTCACCAAGAGCGACACCATGACCATGACGACCGTGAAGCTCACGGGCCTCGCCGCGAACACGTACTACGTCGGGCACTACCACGTGATGGGCACGGCCAGCACCGAGCCCTGCAAGAGCGGCGGCGCGCCGATCATGGCGAGCATGATGGTCGGGCAGACGGACGCGGCGGGTGCCCTGACGCTCAGCGGGAACGTCGCCACGGCCGACATCGCGGCCGCCACGTACCTGAACGTTCACACCGCCAAGGACAGCACCGGCGCGCCTGCAGACGCGGGCGTCGCCTGCACCCCCCTGAAGTAA
- a CDS encoding endonuclease III domain-containing protein produces the protein MARPPLSEQHPAPPQLGEVARRLTDAYLPGRPHPERSAEPLDGLISTILSQQNLAVVTRRQFAALKRMYPRWEMALHDGPDGIETTLREAGGGLIRSKSLTIWNVLHTLEEARGTLSLADTRGMADGEVRALLEGLPGVGPKTASCVLLFDLARPAMPVDTHIDRISRRLELVPARWNAVKIERWYEEVLPRTWADRYAFHVSTIAHGRAVCRSQRPRCAGCLLLDLCPSAAVFMYGEQQPDGRAG, from the coding sequence ATGGCCCGCCCACCCCTGTCCGAACAGCATCCCGCTCCGCCGCAGCTCGGGGAGGTCGCGCGCCGACTCACGGACGCGTACCTGCCGGGCCGCCCCCACCCGGAACGCAGCGCCGAACCGCTTGACGGGCTGATCTCCACCATCCTGTCGCAGCAGAACCTCGCCGTCGTCACGCGGCGGCAGTTCGCGGCCCTGAAACGCATGTACCCGCGCTGGGAGATGGCGCTGCACGACGGTCCGGACGGCATCGAGACGACGCTTCGGGAGGCGGGCGGCGGCCTCATCCGCAGCAAGTCCCTGACCATCTGGAACGTGCTGCACACCCTGGAGGAGGCGCGCGGCACGCTCAGCCTCGCGGACACGCGCGGCATGGCGGACGGCGAGGTGCGCGCCCTGCTGGAGGGCCTGCCGGGCGTTGGCCCCAAGACGGCTTCGTGCGTGCTGCTCTTCGATCTGGCGCGGCCCGCCATGCCGGTCGACACGCACATCGACCGCATCTCGCGGCGGCTGGAACTCGTGCCCGCCAGATGGAACGCCGTGAAGATCGAACGGTGGTACGAGGAGGTCCTGCCGCGCACCTGGGCGGACCGCTACGCCTTCCACGTGAGCACCATCGCGCACGGGCGCGCCGTGTGCCGCTCGCAGCGCCCCAGGTGCGCCGGGTGCCTGCTGCTGGACCTGTGCCCGTCGGCTGCCGTGTTCATGTACGGCGAGCAGCAGCCGGACGGGCGGGCCGGGTGA
- a CDS encoding aminotransferase class V-fold PLP-dependent enzyme translates to MADQPQPTPTQPAHVPLNRQRLIAPGPVEVEPRVLAQLAQPQMHHRAPEGVAKLMQARAQLSELLDAPGYESVIVTGSGTAAFEGALVSLVPGGAKVVSAQAGKFSERWGEMAGRFGYDTHLVSRPWGEVLDPQEVADAARDAHTLLVTHSETSTGALHDLQAITAAAKARNPDLIVIADCITSYGVAELRPDAWGVDVIVSGSQKGTATPPGLGLLLFSPEVQERLIPNTPRGFYLDMQRELKGQKAGNTPQTPAINLIYALSASLERLLSVPREVLWAEKRRQNDALLAAGTAIGARPWASRTSPAVAVLCPPEGLGGRAVAAQLAAMGQRALPGQAPHEDTVFRVSNMGYADRYDALAIAGVMEDAFEALGVTFTRGAGVAAAWEALKG, encoded by the coding sequence ATGGCCGACCAACCCCAGCCCACCCCGACCCAGCCCGCTCACGTGCCCCTGAACCGTCAACGCCTGATCGCGCCCGGCCCGGTCGAGGTGGAGCCGCGCGTCCTCGCGCAGCTCGCGCAGCCGCAGATGCACCACCGCGCGCCGGAAGGCGTCGCGAAACTCATGCAGGCGCGCGCGCAGCTGAGCGAACTGCTGGACGCGCCCGGCTACGAGTCCGTGATCGTGACGGGCAGCGGCACCGCCGCCTTCGAGGGTGCCCTCGTGAGCCTCGTGCCGGGCGGCGCGAAGGTTGTGAGCGCCCAGGCCGGGAAGTTCAGCGAACGCTGGGGCGAGATGGCGGGCCGCTTCGGGTACGACACGCACCTCGTCAGCAGACCCTGGGGCGAGGTGCTCGACCCGCAGGAAGTCGCGGACGCCGCGCGGGACGCGCACACCCTGCTCGTGACGCACAGCGAGACGAGTACCGGCGCGCTGCACGACCTGCAGGCCATCACGGCCGCCGCGAAGGCCCGCAACCCCGACCTGATCGTCATCGCGGACTGCATCACCAGCTACGGCGTCGCGGAACTCCGCCCGGACGCGTGGGGCGTGGACGTGATCGTGTCCGGCAGCCAGAAGGGCACCGCCACCCCGCCCGGCCTGGGCCTGCTGCTCTTCAGCCCCGAGGTGCAGGAGCGCCTCATCCCGAACACGCCGCGCGGCTTCTACCTCGACATGCAGCGCGAACTGAAGGGCCAGAAGGCCGGGAACACTCCGCAGACGCCCGCCATCAACCTCATCTACGCGCTCAGCGCGTCGCTGGAGCGACTGCTGAGCGTCCCGCGCGAGGTGCTGTGGGCCGAGAAGCGCCGCCAGAACGACGCGCTCCTCGCGGCCGGCACCGCCATCGGCGCGCGCCCCTGGGCGAGCCGCACCAGCCCCGCCGTCGCCGTCCTGTGCCCCCCCGAAGGGCTCGGCGGGCGGGCCGTCGCCGCGCAGCTCGCCGCGATGGGCCAGCGCGCCCTGCCCGGCCAGGCGCCGCATGAGGACACGGTGTTCCGCGTGTCCAACATGGGCTACGCTGACCGTTACGACGCGCTCGCCATCGCAGGCGTCATGGAGGACGCCTTCGAGGCGCTGGGTGTCACGTTCACGCGCGGAGCAGGCGTCGCCGCCGCGTGGGAAGCCCTGAAAGGCTGA
- a CDS encoding MFS transporter yields MSAPSNPSRRGASPKIVLFLTIFVAMLGLSVLFPIIAPLSRQLGLTETQAGWFSTAYSLMQFVFAPIWGSRSERVGRKPVLQTGLVGFAVSFGLFGLFAVLGLNGVLSGTLLFVLLVASRLLGGVLSSATLPTAQAMMADLTGRENRAAAMGLIGAAFGLGVVFGPAIGAALSRLGLVVPVFFSAGLGLLTAVLATLTLRETRQPGQDDPASRRPAWALLRGPLLLILAVSALYTLASVGMEQTIGFYVQDTLHLSPARTATTVGTMLAIFGFLAAAVQGGAIRPLSKKLSASVLIPAGLLVMGAGMLLLPSGVTFWSITGALALVGVGSAILGPSLSAALSLGVDENAQGQVAGLNSSALALGRMTGPLIGTGLYQKVSHGAPYLFSGTVLIVLLVLSLVLRPNLERTVTAPGT; encoded by the coding sequence ATGAGTGCGCCGTCCAATCCGTCCAGGCGAGGCGCGAGCCCGAAAATCGTGCTGTTCCTGACCATTTTCGTGGCGATGCTGGGCCTCAGTGTCCTCTTCCCGATCATCGCGCCCCTCTCCCGTCAGCTCGGCCTGACCGAGACGCAGGCCGGGTGGTTCTCCACCGCGTACAGCCTGATGCAGTTCGTCTTCGCGCCCATCTGGGGCAGCCGCAGCGAACGCGTGGGCCGCAAACCCGTCCTGCAGACGGGCCTCGTCGGCTTCGCCGTCAGCTTCGGGCTGTTCGGCCTGTTCGCCGTGCTCGGCCTGAACGGCGTGCTCAGCGGCACGCTGCTGTTCGTGCTGCTCGTCGCGTCCCGCCTGCTGGGCGGCGTGCTGTCCAGCGCCACCCTCCCCACCGCGCAGGCCATGATGGCCGACCTGACGGGCCGCGAGAACCGCGCCGCCGCCATGGGCCTCATCGGCGCGGCCTTCGGGCTGGGCGTCGTGTTCGGCCCCGCCATCGGCGCGGCCCTGTCCCGCCTGGGCCTCGTGGTTCCCGTGTTCTTCAGCGCGGGCCTGGGCCTCCTCACGGCCGTCCTCGCCACCCTCACGCTGCGCGAGACGCGCCAGCCCGGCCAGGACGACCCGGCCAGCCGCCGCCCCGCGTGGGCGCTGCTGCGCGGCCCGCTGCTCCTGATCCTGGCCGTCAGCGCCCTGTACACCCTGGCGTCCGTCGGGATGGAGCAGACCATCGGCTTCTACGTGCAGGACACCCTGCACCTCTCGCCCGCAAGGACCGCCACCACCGTCGGCACGATGCTCGCCATCTTCGGGTTCCTCGCGGCGGCCGTGCAGGGCGGCGCGATCCGGCCCCTCAGCAAGAAGCTGTCCGCGTCCGTCCTCATCCCGGCGGGCCTGCTCGTGATGGGTGCGGGCATGCTGCTCCTGCCGAGCGGCGTGACCTTCTGGAGCATCACGGGCGCTCTCGCGCTCGTTGGGGTGGGCAGCGCCATCCTCGGCCCGAGCCTGTCGGCAGCCCTGTCGCTCGGCGTGGACGAGAACGCGCAGGGGCAGGTGGCGGGCCTCAACAGCAGCGCCCTCGCGCTCGGCCGCATGACCGGCCCCCTGATCGGCACGGGCCTGTACCAGAAGGTGTCGCACGGCGCGCCGTACCTGTTCAGCGGCACGGTCCTCATCGTGCTGCTCGTGCTGAGCCTCGTGCTGCGCCCCAATCTGGAACGCACGGTGACCGCCCCCGGCACCTGA